In Janthinobacterium sp. J1-1, a single genomic region encodes these proteins:
- a CDS encoding glutathione S-transferase N-terminal domain-containing protein translates to MMVLYSGTTCPFSQRCRLVLFEKGMDFEVRDVDLFNKPEDISTMNPYGQVPILVERELILYESNIINEYIDERFPHPQLMPADPLMRARARLMLFNFEKELFVHVHVLESERAKSNDKSHDKARAEIRDRLTTLAPLFLKNKYMLGDEFSMLDVAVAPLLWRLDHYGIELSKTAAPLMKYAERIFSRPAYIEALTPSEKVMRR, encoded by the coding sequence ATGATGGTTCTCTATTCGGGTACAACCTGCCCATTTTCGCAACGCTGCCGCCTGGTCCTGTTTGAAAAAGGCATGGACTTCGAAGTGCGCGACGTCGACCTGTTCAACAAGCCGGAAGACATTTCGACCATGAACCCGTATGGCCAGGTGCCGATCCTGGTCGAGCGCGAACTGATTCTGTATGAATCGAACATCATCAACGAGTACATCGATGAGCGCTTCCCGCATCCGCAACTGATGCCGGCCGATCCGCTGATGCGCGCCCGCGCGCGCCTGATGCTGTTCAACTTTGAAAAAGAACTGTTCGTGCACGTGCACGTGCTGGAAAGCGAACGCGCCAAGAGCAACGACAAGAGCCACGACAAGGCGCGCGCGGAAATCCGCGACCGCCTGACGACGCTGGCGCCGCTGTTCCTGAAAAACAAGTACATGCTGGGCGACGAATTCTCGATGCTCGACGTGGCTGTCGCGCCGCTGCTGTGGCGCCTGGACCACTACGGCATCGAACTGTCGAAAACGGCCGCGCCGCTGATGAAATACGCCGAACGCATCTTCTCGCGTCCGGCGTATATCGAAGCGCTGACCCCATCAGAAAAGGTCATGCGCCGTTAA
- a CDS encoding cytochrome c1 — MKIAKKLLAILAFVPALALASEGGFPLDKAPDRQTNMAALQHGAKLFVNYCLNCHAAVSMRYNRLKDLGLTEDQIKQNLLFSGDKVGDLMTTALAPKDAKAFFGVVPPDLSVISRAKSSSAGTGGDYLYTYLRTFYKDDTRPTGWNNMVVPNVAMPHVLWELQGIQTAKFVEETDPHDAAKKIHKFVGFEQVKPGTLNKIEYDTAVADLVGYMEWMAEPAQQTRKRLGVWVLLFLSAFALLAWRLNASFWKEVK, encoded by the coding sequence ATGAAGATTGCAAAAAAACTGCTCGCCATCCTGGCGTTCGTGCCCGCCCTGGCCCTGGCCAGCGAAGGCGGCTTTCCGCTGGACAAGGCGCCTGATCGCCAGACCAACATGGCGGCGCTGCAACATGGCGCCAAACTGTTCGTCAATTATTGCCTCAATTGCCACGCCGCCGTCTCGATGCGCTACAACCGCCTGAAAGACCTGGGCCTGACAGAAGACCAGATCAAGCAGAATCTGTTGTTCTCCGGTGATAAAGTGGGCGACTTGATGACCACCGCGCTGGCGCCGAAGGATGCCAAGGCCTTTTTCGGCGTGGTACCGCCGGATTTGTCGGTAATTTCGCGCGCGAAATCATCTTCCGCTGGCACAGGCGGCGACTACCTGTATACTTACCTGCGTACGTTCTATAAAGACGACACGCGGCCGACCGGCTGGAACAATATGGTCGTGCCAAATGTTGCCATGCCGCATGTGTTATGGGAGTTGCAAGGTATCCAGACTGCCAAGTTCGTGGAAGAGACTGATCCGCATGATGCGGCCAAGAAAATCCACAAATTTGTCGGCTTCGAACAAGTCAAGCCAGGCACGTTGAACAAGATCGAGTATGACACTGCGGTGGCCGACCTGGTCGGCTACATGGAGTGGATGGCCGAACCGGCACAACAGACACGCAAGCGCCTGGGCGTTTGGGTACTGCTGTTCCTGTCGGCTTTTGCTCTGCTGGCATGGCGCCTGAATGCGTCGTTCTGGAAGGAAGTCAAATAA
- a CDS encoding cytochrome bc complex cytochrome b subunit, with the protein MAAFKETKFPADAPAAEKALGWVDDRFPLTKLWNDQWGKYYAPKNFNFWYIFGSLAMLVLVLQIVTGIFLTMHYKPDAALAFNSVEYIMREVPWGWLVRYMHSTGASAFFIIVYLHMTRGLLYGSYRKPRELIWLFGFAIFLCLMAEAFFGYLLPWGQMSYWGAQVIVNLFGAIPFIGPDLSLWIRGDYVVSDATLNRFFAFHVIAIPLVLLGLVAAHLIALHEVGSSNPDGIEVKETLGADGHPLDSIPSHPYYTVHDLFGVSIFLVIFSAVVFFAPEMGGYFLEYNNFLPGDSLKTPLHIAPTWYFTPFYSVLRATTADFMYVLMGAVAAYVVFIWLKSRLSTKVKAAIAVIALLAIVGMLPQVLDAKFWGVVFFGGSVVILAFLPWLDHSPVKSIRYRPTWHKYIYAIFGLSFLILGYLGTQAPTDAKTIVSQVCTLIYFSFFLLMPWWSAMGKFKTVPSRVTFHAH; encoded by the coding sequence ATGGCTGCTTTCAAAGAAACCAAATTCCCGGCCGATGCCCCGGCCGCCGAAAAAGCGCTGGGCTGGGTCGATGACCGCTTTCCCCTGACCAAGCTGTGGAACGATCAGTGGGGCAAATACTACGCCCCGAAAAACTTCAACTTCTGGTACATCTTCGGCTCGCTGGCGATGCTGGTGCTGGTGCTGCAGATCGTCACAGGCATCTTCCTGACCATGCACTACAAGCCCGATGCGGCGCTGGCCTTCAATTCGGTCGAATACATCATGCGCGAAGTGCCATGGGGCTGGCTGGTGCGCTACATGCACTCGACCGGCGCCTCGGCCTTCTTCATCATCGTCTACCTGCACATGACGCGCGGCCTGCTGTACGGTTCCTACCGCAAGCCACGCGAACTGATCTGGCTGTTCGGTTTCGCCATCTTCCTGTGCCTGATGGCCGAAGCGTTCTTCGGCTACCTGCTGCCATGGGGCCAGATGTCGTACTGGGGCGCCCAGGTGATCGTCAACCTGTTCGGCGCGATCCCGTTCATCGGTCCTGACCTGTCGCTGTGGATCCGCGGCGACTACGTGGTGTCCGACGCCACCCTGAACCGCTTCTTCGCCTTCCACGTGATCGCCATCCCGCTGGTCCTGCTGGGCCTGGTCGCGGCGCACTTGATCGCCTTGCACGAAGTCGGCTCCAGCAATCCGGACGGCATCGAGGTAAAAGAAACCCTGGGCGCCGACGGCCATCCGCTCGATTCGATCCCGTCACACCCTTACTACACCGTGCACGACCTGTTCGGCGTGTCGATCTTCCTGGTAATTTTCAGCGCGGTGGTGTTCTTTGCGCCGGAAATGGGCGGCTACTTCCTCGAATACAACAACTTCCTGCCGGGCGACTCGCTGAAGACCCCGCTGCACATCGCGCCAACCTGGTACTTCACGCCGTTCTACTCGGTGCTGCGCGCCACCACGGCCGACTTCATGTACGTGCTGATGGGCGCCGTCGCCGCCTACGTGGTGTTTATCTGGCTCAAGTCGCGCCTGTCGACCAAGGTCAAGGCGGCGATCGCCGTGATCGCCCTGCTGGCCATCGTCGGCATGCTGCCACAGGTGCTCGATGCGAAATTCTGGGGCGTGGTGTTCTTCGGCGGCTCGGTGGTGATCCTGGCCTTCCTGCCATGGCTCGACCATTCACCGGTGAAGTCGATCCGCTACCGTCCGACCTGGCACAAATATATCTATGCCATCTTCGGCCTGTCGTTCCTGATCCTCGGCTACCTCGGTACCCAGGCGCCAACCGACGCCAAGACCATCGTGTCGCAAGTGTGCACCCTGATTTACTTCAGCTTTTTCCTGCTGATGCCATGGTGGAGTGCAATGGGCAAGTTCAAGACCGTGCCGTCGCGTGTGACGTTTCACGCGCACTAA
- the petA gene encoding ubiquinol-cytochrome c reductase iron-sulfur subunit produces MSNEKQVDSGRRGLLVATCAAGSVVGLATAGALVSTFQPSERAKAAGAPVEVDIATLQPGEMRTVEWRGKPVWILKRTPEMIASLKKTDGKVADANSQRNPAEFTPSYCMNEARSIKPEILVAVGICTHLGCSPSSKFTPGPQPSLPDDWEGGFLCPCHGSTFDMAGRVYKNKPAPDNLQVPRHMYLSDTKLVIGKDEKGEA; encoded by the coding sequence ATGAGTAACGAAAAGCAGGTCGATTCAGGCCGCCGCGGCTTGCTCGTCGCCACGTGCGCGGCGGGCAGTGTAGTCGGGTTGGCAACCGCGGGAGCCTTGGTAAGCACCTTCCAGCCGTCGGAGCGAGCGAAAGCCGCAGGCGCGCCGGTCGAAGTAGACATCGCCACCTTGCAGCCCGGCGAAATGCGCACCGTCGAATGGCGCGGCAAACCGGTCTGGATCCTCAAGCGCACGCCGGAAATGATCGCGTCGCTGAAGAAAACCGACGGCAAGGTCGCCGATGCCAATTCGCAACGCAATCCCGCCGAATTCACGCCCTCGTATTGCATGAACGAAGCGCGTTCCATCAAACCTGAAATCCTCGTCGCGGTCGGTATCTGTACCCACCTCGGCTGCTCGCCTTCCTCGAAATTTACCCCCGGTCCCCAACCTTCCCTGCCCGATGACTGGGAAGGCGGCTTCCTGTGTCCTTGCCACGGCTCCACCTTCGACATGGCCGGCCGCGTGTACAAGAACAAGCCGGCGCCGGACAACCTGCAAGTGCCGCGCCACATGTACTTGAGCGACACCAAATTGGTGATTGGTAAAGACGAGAAAGGCGAGGCTTGA